The following proteins are encoded in a genomic region of Candidatus Kryptobacter tengchongensis:
- a CDS encoding malate dehydrogenase (NAD) yields the protein MKITIVGAGNVGATTAQRIIDNELANEVVLVDIVEGIPQGKGLDMYEATPITGVDVKVIGTNGYEETANSDIIIITAGVARKPGMSREDLLNTNFGIVKEATLKSIEKSPNAIIIVVTNPLDVMAYTAWRISGFERHRVIGMAGVLDTARFRTFIAMELNVSVEDVYAFVLGGHGDDMVPLVRYTTVAGIPISELLPKEKIEQLVKRTREGGAEIVSYLKTGSAYYAPSAAIVEMVESIVKDKKRILPCSVLLQGEYGLNDVFVGVPVKLGKKGVEEIIELKLTDEEKQALHASASRVKKIIDSLKFD from the coding sequence ATGAAAATCACAATTGTTGGTGCTGGTAATGTTGGTGCAACAACAGCACAGAGAATAATTGACAACGAACTTGCCAATGAAGTTGTGCTTGTTGATATCGTTGAGGGAATTCCCCAAGGTAAGGGTCTTGACATGTATGAGGCAACCCCTATAACTGGAGTTGATGTAAAGGTCATCGGAACAAATGGATATGAGGAGACCGCTAACTCAGACATAATAATAATCACCGCAGGAGTTGCACGAAAACCAGGGATGAGCCGAGAAGATCTTTTAAACACAAACTTTGGGATCGTTAAAGAAGCAACTTTAAAATCAATTGAAAAATCACCCAACGCCATCATAATTGTTGTTACAAATCCACTTGATGTGATGGCTTATACCGCTTGGAGGATAAGCGGTTTTGAAAGGCATAGAGTTATTGGTATGGCTGGCGTCCTTGATACAGCAAGATTTAGAACTTTCATAGCAATGGAACTCAATGTATCTGTTGAGGATGTGTATGCATTCGTTCTCGGAGGACATGGCGATGATATGGTTCCGCTTGTAAGATATACAACAGTTGCTGGAATACCAATCTCTGAACTCCTTCCGAAGGAAAAAATTGAACAGCTTGTCAAAAGAACACGGGAAGGTGGCGCTGAAATTGTAAGCTACCTTAAAACTGGAAGCGCTTATTACGCACCATCTGCAGCAATTGTTGAAATGGTTGAATCAATAGTTAAAGATAAGAAACGAATTCTCCCATGCTCTGTGCTACTTCAAGGGGAATACGGATTAAATGATGTTTTCGTTGGGGTCCCAGTTAAACTTGGCAAGAAAGGTGTTGAGGAAATAATTGAGCTGAAATTAACTGATGAAGAAAAACAAGCGCTTCATGCCTCTGCGTCAAGGGTAAAGAAAATAATTGATTCGTTAAAATTTGATTAA
- a CDS encoding LSU ribosomal protein L27P, whose amino-acid sequence MAHKKGGGSSQNGRDSNSKRLGVKKFGGEFVRAGNIIVRQRGTKFKPGLNVGMGKDYTLFAKIDGIVKFEYLTKDKQIVSVYPVDGVNN is encoded by the coding sequence ATGGCACATAAAAAAGGTGGAGGTTCTTCACAAAATGGAAGGGATAGCAATTCCAAAAGACTTGGGGTCAAAAAATTTGGCGGTGAATTTGTAAGGGCTGGAAATATAATCGTCAGACAAAGGGGAACGAAGTTCAAACCTGGTTTAAATGTTGGGATGGGCAAGGATTACACATTATTTGCAAAGATTGATGGCATCGTCAAATTTGAATACTTAACAAAAGACAAACAAATCGTTAGCGTCTACCCAGTTGATGGGGTAAACAATTAG
- a CDS encoding LSU ribosomal protein L21P produces MFAVVKIGGHQYKVKENDKIFVQKIEDEPGSKVKFETVLLLQDNEKTYVGNPYVPGAFVEATILDHVKGEKIIVFKKKRRKGYKVTKGHRQNYTQIEINKIYFES; encoded by the coding sequence ATGTTCGCCGTTGTTAAAATTGGTGGTCATCAGTATAAAGTCAAAGAGAATGATAAAATTTTCGTTCAAAAGATTGAAGATGAACCGGGAAGCAAAGTCAAATTTGAAACTGTCCTCCTCCTTCAGGATAACGAAAAAACTTATGTTGGGAACCCCTATGTGCCTGGCGCTTTTGTTGAGGCAACAATACTTGACCATGTAAAAGGGGAAAAAATCATCGTTTTTAAGAAAAAGCGTCGCAAAGGTTATAAAGTAACAAAAGGACATCGCCAAAATTATACTCAAATTGAAATTAATAAAATTTATTTTGAAAGTTAA
- a CDS encoding GTP-binding protein — protein sequence MGKNIVAIVGRPNVGKSTLFNRIIGERDAIVDPKSGVTRDRHYGQAEWNGKKFTVIDTGGYVPDSDDVFESAIREQVQIAIDEADVIVFVVDAITGVTPIDIEIAKILRQTKKKVILAVNKIDNDKLELYSSQFYELGLGEPFSISALHGRKVGDFLDEVVKDLPEKVEETEEGKNQIKVAVVGQPNVGKSSFVNAILGENRIIVTDIPGTTRDSIDTTFRYNDTEFVLIDTAGLRRRSKIKESIEFYSAIRALKSVERCDVAVVMLDATCGLERQDLRIIGEAADLKKGIIIAVNKWDLIEKDSNTALEYEHALKERLKVFDYVPILFISAKTKQRIFKVLDLAKIVYDERNKKIKTSELNKVLFPIVKETPPPAVSGKEIKIKYVTQVKTAPPVFAFFANFPDDIPEHYKRFLENKIREHFGFIGVPVTIVFKKK from the coding sequence ATGGGAAAAAATATAGTTGCAATTGTAGGGAGACCAAATGTAGGAAAGTCAACCCTTTTCAACAGGATAATTGGGGAAAGAGATGCAATTGTTGACCCTAAAAGTGGGGTAACACGGGACAGACATTATGGGCAAGCGGAATGGAACGGGAAAAAATTTACTGTGATAGATACCGGCGGTTATGTTCCCGATTCCGATGATGTTTTTGAGTCAGCTATAAGAGAACAGGTTCAAATAGCAATTGACGAGGCAGATGTGATAGTTTTCGTTGTTGATGCGATAACTGGGGTTACGCCAATAGATATTGAAATTGCAAAAATTTTAAGGCAAACGAAAAAGAAGGTTATTCTTGCGGTAAATAAAATTGACAATGATAAACTTGAACTTTATTCATCCCAATTTTATGAACTTGGTCTTGGGGAACCATTTTCAATTTCCGCTCTTCATGGTAGAAAAGTTGGAGATTTCCTTGATGAAGTTGTCAAGGATCTTCCTGAAAAAGTTGAGGAAACCGAAGAGGGTAAGAACCAGATAAAAGTTGCTGTTGTTGGGCAACCAAATGTTGGAAAATCTTCGTTTGTGAATGCAATTTTAGGTGAAAATAGAATAATTGTAACCGATATACCTGGGACAACCCGAGACTCAATAGATACAACTTTTAGATATAACGATACCGAATTTGTGTTAATTGATACCGCTGGATTGAGAAGGAGAAGCAAGATTAAAGAAAGCATAGAGTTTTACAGTGCTATAAGAGCTCTAAAATCAGTTGAAAGATGCGATGTTGCTGTTGTTATGCTTGACGCAACATGTGGGCTTGAAAGGCAAGACCTGAGAATTATTGGGGAAGCTGCGGATTTGAAAAAGGGAATTATAATTGCCGTGAACAAGTGGGACCTTATTGAGAAGGATTCAAACACTGCACTTGAATATGAACACGCTTTGAAAGAAAGGTTGAAAGTTTTTGATTATGTGCCCATTCTTTTCATCTCTGCAAAGACGAAGCAAAGGATTTTTAAGGTGCTTGACCTTGCCAAGATTGTTTATGACGAGAGAAATAAAAAAATAAAGACAAGTGAACTTAACAAAGTTTTATTTCCAATTGTTAAGGAAACACCACCGCCTGCTGTATCTGGAAAGGAGATAAAAATTAAATATGTCACGCAAGTTAAAACAGCGCCACCTGTATTTGCATTCTTCGCAAACTTTCCCGACGATATACCAGAACATTATAAAAGGTTTCTTGAGAATAAAATTAGAGAACATTTTGGCTTTATCGGAGTGCCTGTGACAATTGTTTTTAAAAAGAAGTGA
- a CDS encoding D-tyrosyl-tRNA(Tyr) deacylase produces MRALIQRVIRGSVTINGSLHSQIGKGIVILLGIKNGDTEEDAKYLANKCANLRIFDDENKRMNLSVKDVNGEALVVSQFTLYGDTRHGNRPDFTQASKPEEAEVLYNKFVEYLKQIMGQEKVKTGVFKAMMLVEIINDGPVTLLVESKGK; encoded by the coding sequence ATGAGAGCCCTGATTCAAAGAGTTATTCGTGGGAGCGTAACAATTAATGGTTCGCTACACAGTCAGATAGGAAAAGGTATTGTAATTTTGCTTGGGATAAAAAATGGAGATACGGAAGAAGATGCCAAATATCTTGCAAACAAATGCGCAAACTTGAGAATTTTTGACGATGAAAATAAAAGAATGAACTTATCTGTTAAAGATGTAAATGGAGAAGCTCTTGTCGTGTCTCAATTTACTCTTTACGGTGACACAAGGCATGGAAATAGACCAGATTTCACGCAGGCGTCAAAACCTGAAGAAGCGGAAGTTTTATACAATAAATTTGTTGAATATCTTAAGCAAATAATGGGACAGGAAAAGGTGAAAACAGGCGTTTTCAAAGCTATGATGCTTGTTGAAATAATAAATGATGGTCCTGTAACATTACTCGTTGAAAGCAAGGGGAAATAA
- a CDS encoding release factor glutamine methyltransferase, which yields MNETEIKNWRIIDIINWGTQYFKLKGIDEARLTIELMLCHILKCKRVDLYVNFEKPLTKSELENLKELIKRRLRREPLQYIIGKTEFMGLEFKLTPAVLIPRPETEILVERALETLKKEFADRKTPKVLDIGTGSGNIAISLAKFLGDKITVIGIDISKEAIELAKENAQLNGVKNVEFIQLDLFDQKLINEFKKQFDLIVSNPPYIAVDEIENLQDEIKKFEPRHAITDGANGLSFYKRIAKIGKELINETGFILVEIAYGQAENVKKIFTDADYGQIEIFKDYLGIERVVKIKVG from the coding sequence ATGAATGAAACAGAGATCAAAAACTGGAGAATAATTGACATAATAAACTGGGGCACACAATATTTTAAGCTCAAGGGGATTGACGAAGCAAGATTAACAATTGAACTTATGCTCTGCCACATCCTCAAATGCAAAAGAGTTGACCTGTATGTAAATTTTGAGAAACCACTCACCAAGTCAGAGCTTGAGAATTTAAAAGAACTGATAAAAAGAAGGTTAAGAAGAGAACCACTTCAATATATAATTGGCAAAACAGAATTTATGGGACTTGAATTTAAACTCACCCCTGCTGTCTTAATACCAAGACCTGAAACTGAAATCCTCGTTGAAAGAGCACTTGAAACTCTGAAAAAAGAATTCGCAGATAGAAAAACGCCCAAAGTGCTTGACATTGGAACAGGAAGTGGAAATATTGCGATAAGCTTGGCAAAATTCCTCGGAGATAAAATTACTGTAATTGGGATTGACATAAGCAAAGAAGCCATTGAACTTGCAAAAGAAAACGCACAGTTGAATGGGGTTAAAAATGTTGAATTCATTCAACTTGATTTATTTGATCAAAAACTTATAAATGAATTTAAAAAACAATTTGATCTCATTGTTTCAAATCCCCCGTATATTGCAGTTGATGAAATTGAAAATTTGCAAGATGAAATAAAAAAATTTGAACCAAGACATGCAATCACAGACGGAGCGAATGGTTTAAGTTTCTATAAAAGAATTGCAAAAATTGGGAAGGAACTCATCAATGAAACTGGTTTCATCCTCGTTGAAATAGCATACGGTCAAGCTGAAAATGTCAAAAAAATTTTCACAGACGCTGATTATGGACAAATTGAAATATTCAAAGATTATCTCGGGATTGAAAGAGTTGTAAAAATAAAAGTTGGATAA
- a CDS encoding 2'-5' RNA ligase, translating into MKRTQRKTHKTAVVIIPTEDVWEPIQKIRREHDRQFRRWMPHITLIYPFRPFEEFESVYVEFEKVCNEVEKFEIELSDFKFFKHYGENYTIWLQPEPVEKIINVQEKLQSIVPDCDDVRKFENGFIPHLSVGQVKGQKNLENLLRELRSSWNPVKFSVDSIFLIYRNDPPDDIFKIWKEVKFGS; encoded by the coding sequence ATGAAAAGGACACAAAGGAAAACACATAAAACTGCCGTGGTCATAATTCCAACTGAAGATGTTTGGGAGCCGATTCAGAAAATAAGGAGAGAGCATGATAGACAGTTCAGGAGATGGATGCCTCATATAACATTGATTTATCCGTTTAGACCGTTTGAGGAATTTGAAAGTGTTTATGTTGAGTTTGAGAAAGTGTGTAATGAGGTTGAGAAATTTGAAATTGAACTTTCTGATTTTAAATTTTTCAAGCATTATGGCGAAAATTACACAATTTGGCTTCAACCTGAACCTGTTGAGAAAATTATCAATGTGCAGGAAAAGTTGCAAAGTATAGTTCCAGATTGTGATGATGTGAGAAAATTTGAAAATGGTTTTATTCCCCATTTAAGTGTTGGACAGGTCAAAGGTCAAAAAAATCTTGAAAATTTATTGAGGGAATTGCGAAGTTCTTGGAACCCGGTCAAGTTCAGTGTGGATTCTATTTTTTTGATCTATCGTAATGATCCGCCCGATGATATTTTCAAGATTTGGAAAGAGGTGAAATTTGGAAGTTAA
- a CDS encoding enolase, with amino-acid sequence MSTTIVDIQAREILDSRGNPTIEVDVYLESGAMGRAAVPSGASTGENEALELRDGDAGRYFGRGVLKAVENVNNIIADELEGWDALDQVGIDRFLIQLDGTPNKSRLGANAILGVSLAVAKASANHLGIPLYRYIGGVNAKVLPVPLMNILNGGRHADNNVDIQEFMIAPVGAPSFSEALRIGVEVFHSLKSVLKSKGYNTAVGDEGGFAPNLRSNVEAIEVILEAIEKAGYKAGVDVYLALDCAASEFYQDGKYVFFKSDKSEKTSEQMIKFYEELVRQYPIVSIEDGMSEHDWEGWEMLTQALGDKVQLVGDDIFVTNIDIFSKGIERGIANSILIKLNQIGTLTETLDCIELAKKNGYTAIVSHRSGETEDTTIADLVVATNAGQIKTGSASRTDRIAKYNQLLRIEEELGEDAVFAGKEVFRMRV; translated from the coding sequence ATGTCTACAACAATAGTTGATATTCAAGCACGTGAAATCCTTGATTCAAGGGGAAATCCGACAATTGAGGTTGATGTTTATCTTGAATCGGGAGCAATGGGTAGAGCAGCTGTTCCAAGCGGTGCTTCAACTGGAGAAAATGAAGCTCTTGAATTAAGAGATGGGGACGCTGGAAGGTATTTTGGCAGGGGAGTTTTAAAAGCGGTTGAAAATGTTAATAATATCATTGCAGATGAGCTTGAAGGATGGGATGCGCTTGATCAAGTTGGGATTGATAGGTTTTTAATTCAACTTGATGGGACTCCAAATAAATCACGGCTCGGTGCGAATGCAATTCTTGGGGTTTCGCTTGCGGTTGCCAAAGCTTCTGCAAATCATCTTGGGATTCCACTTTACAGGTATATCGGTGGTGTTAATGCTAAAGTTTTACCAGTTCCATTGATGAACATCTTAAATGGTGGGAGACATGCAGACAATAATGTTGATATTCAAGAATTTATGATTGCTCCTGTCGGTGCACCATCGTTTTCAGAAGCTTTGAGAATTGGGGTTGAAGTTTTTCATTCTTTAAAATCAGTTTTAAAATCAAAGGGTTATAATACAGCGGTTGGCGATGAGGGTGGATTTGCGCCAAATTTGAGGTCAAATGTTGAAGCGATAGAAGTTATCCTTGAAGCAATTGAAAAGGCGGGTTATAAGGCTGGTGTTGATGTTTATCTTGCGCTTGATTGTGCAGCAAGTGAATTTTATCAGGATGGAAAATATGTTTTCTTTAAATCTGATAAAAGCGAGAAGACATCCGAACAGATGATAAAATTTTATGAGGAGCTTGTGAGACAATATCCGATTGTTTCTATTGAGGATGGCATGTCGGAACATGATTGGGAAGGGTGGGAGATGTTGACTCAAGCGCTCGGTGATAAAGTTCAACTGGTTGGTGATGATATTTTTGTCACAAACATTGATATATTTTCAAAAGGTATTGAAAGAGGGATTGCGAATTCAATTTTAATAAAATTAAATCAAATTGGGACATTGACGGAGACGCTTGATTGTATTGAGCTTGCGAAGAAAAATGGTTATACAGCAATTGTGAGCCATAGGTCTGGCGAGACGGAAGATACGACGATTGCGGATCTTGTTGTTGCAACAAATGCTGGTCAAATAAAGACGGGTTCAGCATCAAGGACGGATAGAATTGCGAAGTATAATCAATTATTAAGGATTGAAGAGGAGCTTGGGGAAGATGCTGTTTTTGCGGGAAAAGAAGTTTTTCGGATGAGAGTTTGA
- a CDS encoding threonyl-tRNA synthetase, whose protein sequence is MEKIKVKLPDGDILEVNKGTTPLQIVENLSRKLAREAVAAKVNGVVIDLTRPLEEDCELQILTFDDPEGREVFWHSSAHLMAHAIEELFPGAKFGVGPPIEDGFYYDVDVDRTLTPEDLVKIEEKMRELAQRDEPYIRRVVTKEEALEFFKKKGDPYKVEIIEQIDDNDTITFYSEGSFTDLCRGPHLPSTGKIKYVKLLSVAGAYWRGDARNKMLQRVYGVAYPKKELLDEHLKRLEEAKKRDHRRLGKELELFVFHDIAPGAPFWLPKGMIIFRELEKFIREELDKRGYEEISTPILVKKDLWERSGHWEHYKENMFVLEVEDEIYSLKPMNCPESTYVYKMKTRSYRDLPLRLAEIGRLHRNEISGALGGMFRVRQITMDDAHIYCRPDQILSEINELIDFINYVYGIFKFEPAYYLSTKPDNAMGDPALWEQAEQALKMALEQNGIRYGLKEKEGAFYGPKIDVQIKDALGRDWQVATIQLDFVMLPERFDLTYIDVDGQPKRPVAIHRAIFGSFERFVGILTEHFAGNFPVWLAPVQVSVLPITDAQNDYAKEVWTRLRNLKIRAEIDLRNEKITYKIREAETKKIPYMLIIGEKEKTSGTVSVRKHGKGDLGVFDLESFISQVKFEIETKAVE, encoded by the coding sequence ATGGAAAAGATTAAGGTTAAATTACCCGATGGAGATATTCTTGAGGTTAATAAAGGAACAACGCCTTTACAAATAGTTGAAAATTTAAGCAGAAAACTTGCAAGGGAGGCAGTTGCAGCAAAGGTTAATGGCGTTGTCATAGATCTTACTCGTCCACTTGAAGAGGATTGCGAACTTCAAATTTTAACATTTGATGACCCTGAGGGAAGAGAAGTTTTTTGGCACAGTTCAGCTCACCTCATGGCTCATGCAATTGAGGAACTTTTCCCGGGTGCAAAATTCGGGGTTGGACCACCGATTGAAGATGGATTTTATTATGATGTTGATGTTGATAGGACTTTAACGCCTGAAGATCTTGTCAAAATTGAGGAAAAGATGAGGGAGCTTGCGCAAAGAGATGAACCTTATATTAGGAGGGTTGTTACGAAGGAGGAAGCTCTTGAATTTTTTAAAAAGAAAGGTGATCCATATAAGGTTGAAATTATAGAACAAATTGATGATAATGACACAATTACCTTTTACAGTGAAGGAAGTTTCACTGATTTGTGTCGGGGTCCACATTTACCTTCAACTGGAAAGATAAAATATGTCAAGCTATTAAGCGTTGCAGGTGCTTATTGGAGGGGTGATGCAAGGAACAAGATGCTTCAAAGAGTTTACGGTGTTGCTTACCCGAAGAAGGAACTTTTGGATGAGCATTTAAAACGTCTTGAGGAAGCAAAGAAAAGGGATCATAGACGGCTTGGTAAGGAGCTTGAACTTTTTGTTTTCCACGATATCGCCCCCGGCGCACCATTTTGGTTACCCAAGGGTATGATAATTTTCCGTGAACTTGAAAAATTTATCCGTGAAGAGCTTGATAAAAGAGGTTATGAAGAGATCTCAACGCCTATACTTGTGAAGAAGGACCTTTGGGAAAGATCGGGACATTGGGAGCATTACAAGGAAAATATGTTCGTTCTTGAAGTTGAAGATGAAATTTATTCGCTTAAACCTATGAACTGTCCAGAAAGCACCTATGTTTACAAGATGAAGACAAGAAGCTATAGAGATTTGCCATTACGACTTGCAGAGATAGGCAGGCTACATAGAAATGAAATTTCAGGCGCACTTGGTGGAATGTTTCGCGTCAGACAAATAACAATGGATGACGCTCATATTTATTGCAGACCAGATCAAATACTAAGCGAAATAAATGAGCTAATTGATTTTATAAACTATGTTTATGGTATTTTCAAGTTTGAGCCAGCTTATTATCTTTCAACGAAACCAGATAATGCAATGGGTGACCCTGCACTATGGGAACAGGCGGAACAAGCCTTGAAAATGGCACTTGAACAAAATGGAATAAGATATGGACTAAAGGAGAAAGAAGGAGCTTTCTACGGACCTAAAATAGATGTTCAAATAAAAGATGCCCTTGGCAGAGATTGGCAAGTTGCGACAATTCAACTTGACTTTGTAATGTTGCCTGAAAGATTTGATCTTACTTATATTGATGTTGATGGTCAGCCTAAGCGTCCTGTTGCGATTCATCGGGCTATATTTGGTTCGTTTGAAAGATTTGTTGGAATTTTAACAGAGCATTTCGCTGGTAATTTCCCGGTATGGCTTGCGCCTGTCCAAGTTTCGGTTTTGCCGATAACGGATGCTCAAAATGACTATGCAAAGGAAGTATGGACGAGGTTAAGAAATTTAAAAATACGCGCAGAAATTGATCTAAGAAACGAGAAAATAACATATAAGATAAGAGAAGCTGAGACAAAGAAAATCCCATACATGCTCATAATTGGTGAAAAGGAAAAGACAAGTGGAACGGTCTCGGTGAGGAAGCACGGTAAGGGTGATCTCGGGGTGTTTGATTTGGAAAGTTTTATATCGCAAGTTAAATTTGAAATAGAAACTAAAGCTGTGGAATGA
- a CDS encoding translation initiation factor IF-3, with protein sequence MIDENGQSLGIMNTRDALRLAEERGYDLVEVAPNANPPVCRLMDYGKYKYEKQKEEKLHKKQKATTVLKELRFHPNTGEHDFQFKARHARDFILDGHKVKAQVIFKGREILHTEFGEKILRKLIEFLSDVAKVEQDIRLEGNSMSVLFAPDRKKIQMLKEQEEKNKQFGGESSDAKSEEQSRSDEAI encoded by the coding sequence GTGATTGATGAGAACGGTCAGTCACTTGGCATAATGAATACCCGTGATGCCCTGAGGTTGGCTGAAGAACGAGGTTATGACCTTGTTGAGGTTGCTCCGAATGCTAATCCACCAGTTTGCAGGTTGATGGACTATGGTAAGTATAAGTATGAGAAGCAGAAAGAAGAAAAGTTGCACAAGAAGCAGAAAGCAACGACAGTTTTGAAAGAGTTAAGATTTCATCCCAATACAGGTGAGCATGATTTTCAGTTCAAAGCACGTCATGCGAGAGATTTTATACTTGATGGTCATAAAGTTAAAGCGCAGGTTATTTTCAAGGGTAGAGAGATCTTGCATACCGAGTTTGGTGAAAAAATTTTGAGGAAGTTGATTGAATTTTTATCTGATGTTGCAAAAGTTGAACAGGATATACGACTTGAAGGAAATTCAATGAGTGTTTTATTTGCACCCGATAGGAAGAAAATTCAGATGTTGAAAGAACAGGAAGAAAAAAACAAACAATTTGGAGGAGAGTCATCAGATGCCAAAAGTGAAGAGCAATCGCGCAGCGATGAAGCGATTTAA
- a CDS encoding LSU ribosomal protein L35P translates to MPKVKSNRAAMKRFKVTATGKIKRQKAGRSHLATGKSRKRKRQLRKPTLVHPYEEKRIKQLILA, encoded by the coding sequence ATGCCAAAAGTGAAGAGCAATCGCGCAGCGATGAAGCGATTTAAAGTTACCGCAACTGGCAAGATAAAAAGGCAAAAGGCAGGAAGAAGCCATCTTGCCACAGGAAAATCAAGGAAAAGGAAAAGGCAACTTCGTAAGCCAACACTTGTTCATCCATATGAGGAAAAAAGGATCAAGCAACTAATTCTTGCGTGA
- a CDS encoding LSU ribosomal protein L20P, producing the protein MRATNKPASRRRRKKILERAKGFWGMRGNTLRQAKDHVAKALQYSYRDRRTKKREFRRLWIARINAAARLNGTTYSKLISALKKKQIEINRKMLADLAVNNPDAFSEVVKFAFS; encoded by the coding sequence ATGAGAGCAACGAATAAGCCAGCATCAAGGAGGCGGAGGAAGAAGATACTTGAGAGAGCGAAAGGGTTCTGGGGGATGCGAGGCAACACCCTCAGACAGGCAAAAGACCATGTTGCGAAAGCACTTCAATATTCATATCGCGACAGAAGAACCAAAAAACGTGAATTTAGACGTCTTTGGATAGCAAGGATAAACGCAGCAGCAAGATTAAATGGAACAACTTATTCAAAACTCATTTCAGCTCTGAAAAAGAAGCAAATTGAGATCAATCGTAAGATGCTTGCCGATCTTGCGGTGAATAATCCCGACGCTTTCTCTGAGGTTGTAAAATTTGCCTTTAGTTAA
- a CDS encoding phenylalanyl-tRNA synthetase, alpha subunit, with translation MINHIEEVKAKFLKEIDAIEDEKQLEEFRVKYLGRRGIIQTLFDKLKEIPRDEKPVVGKLLNEFKELAQAKFNEKKQKIEGSKKKVKELVDLTIPGRYKYTGGMHPLTQTLEEIKKIFISMGFDVASGPEIEDDYHNFEALNIPPEHPARDMQDTFFIKENIILRTHTSPVQIRVMESKQPPVRIIAPGRVYRNEAISARSYCLFHQVEGLYVDENVSFAELKGTLLSFAKQMFGSSVKLRFRPSFFPFTEPSAEVDVSCFICGGKGCRVCKYGGWLEILGCGMVDPNVFKFVGYDSEKYTGYAFGMGVERIAMLKYGIDDIRLFYENDFRFLEQF, from the coding sequence ATGATTAATCATATTGAGGAAGTTAAAGCAAAGTTCCTTAAAGAGATTGACGCTATAGAGGACGAAAAACAGCTTGAGGAATTTAGAGTTAAATATCTTGGGCGAAGGGGAATAATTCAAACATTGTTTGATAAACTTAAAGAGATACCCCGTGATGAGAAACCTGTTGTTGGAAAACTTTTGAACGAATTTAAAGAACTTGCTCAAGCAAAATTTAACGAGAAAAAACAGAAGATTGAGGGAAGTAAAAAGAAAGTTAAAGAATTAGTTGACCTAACAATTCCAGGGCGATACAAATATACTGGGGGAATGCACCCGCTTACGCAGACGCTTGAAGAGATAAAGAAGATTTTCATCTCAATGGGGTTTGATGTCGCCTCGGGTCCAGAAATTGAAGATGATTATCATAACTTTGAAGCGCTTAACATTCCGCCGGAACATCCCGCAAGAGATATGCAAGATACATTTTTCATCAAGGAAAATATAATTTTGCGAACCCATACATCGCCTGTGCAAATAAGGGTTATGGAGTCAAAACAACCACCTGTTAGAATAATTGCTCCAGGAAGAGTTTATAGAAATGAAGCGATAAGTGCCAGGAGTTATTGTTTGTTCCATCAAGTTGAGGGATTGTATGTTGATGAAAATGTTTCCTTTGCAGAGTTAAAAGGAACTTTGCTCTCATTTGCAAAGCAAATGTTTGGAAGCAGTGTTAAGTTAAGGTTTAGACCAAGTTTTTTCCCGTTCACTGAGCCAAGCGCTGAAGTAGATGTTAGTTGTTTTATTTGTGGGGGTAAAGGTTGTAGAGTCTGCAAATACGGGGGATGGCTTGAAATTCTTGGCTGTGGGATGGTTGACCCCAATGTTTTTAAGTTTGTTGGCTATGATTCTGAAAAATACACTGGTTATGCTTTCGGTATGGGAGTTGAAAGGATAGCAATGCTTAAGTATGGAATTGATGACATAAGGTTATTTTATGAGAATGATTTTAGATTTCTTGAGCAATTTTAA